A single Candidatus Sulfotelmatobacter sp. DNA region contains:
- the gcvPA gene encoding aminomethyl-transferring glycine dehydrogenase subunit GcvPA, which translates to MRYLPKSPADREAMLKAIGLHSVDDLFAPIPAEYRLTRDLNIPRQMAESEIVDFFRQRSRENGEGYTSFLGAGAYFHYRPVIIDSLISRGEFLTAYTPYQAEISQGTLQSIFEFQTMICELTGMEVANASMYDGSTAAAEGVMMAVRLTGKRSVVVARSLHPEYREVLATYATHQGMPLSVAGFGDDGRLNLGELEKSITPETGCVLVQSPNFFGTIEDIAAIAEMAHKRGAMLVVSIAEAVSLGIVEPPREADVITMEAQSFGVPLGFGGPYCGVIATREKYVRQMPGRLVGQTVDKQGKRGFVLTLATREQHIRREKATSNICTNQALVALMVNIFMTVYGKVGLRELAKQNLAKTAYAAAQFAKHGKVLFGGTPRFNEFVVETSEDPYAINGRLLGHKMIGGLPLKKFYPELGNAALWCCTELTTRSTIDTAVGLVAESERSVRSAKEEVEEVAR; encoded by the coding sequence ATGCGCTACTTGCCCAAGTCTCCCGCCGACCGCGAAGCGATGTTGAAGGCGATTGGCCTGCATTCAGTCGACGATTTGTTTGCGCCGATCCCGGCGGAGTATCGCCTGACTCGCGACCTCAACATTCCGCGGCAGATGGCGGAGTCGGAAATTGTCGACTTCTTCCGCCAGCGTTCGCGCGAGAACGGCGAGGGCTATACCAGCTTTCTGGGCGCTGGCGCGTATTTTCACTACCGGCCGGTCATCATTGACTCGCTGATTTCGCGGGGAGAGTTTCTGACCGCGTATACGCCTTATCAGGCGGAGATTTCGCAGGGCACGCTGCAATCCATCTTCGAATTTCAGACGATGATCTGCGAACTCACCGGAATGGAAGTTGCGAACGCGTCGATGTATGACGGCTCAACCGCAGCGGCCGAAGGCGTGATGATGGCGGTGCGCCTGACCGGGAAGCGCTCGGTGGTGGTGGCGCGCAGCTTGCATCCGGAGTATCGCGAGGTTTTGGCGACCTATGCGACGCATCAGGGCATGCCATTGTCTGTCGCAGGTTTCGGCGACGATGGTCGGCTCAATCTGGGCGAACTTGAGAAGTCGATTACGCCCGAGACCGGGTGTGTGCTCGTGCAGTCGCCGAACTTTTTCGGCACGATTGAAGACATCGCCGCGATTGCCGAGATGGCACACAAGCGTGGCGCAATGCTGGTGGTGTCGATCGCGGAAGCGGTCTCGCTGGGAATTGTAGAGCCGCCGCGGGAAGCGGATGTCATCACGATGGAAGCGCAATCGTTCGGCGTGCCGTTGGGATTCGGCGGACCTTATTGCGGAGTGATTGCCACGCGCGAAAAATATGTGCGGCAGATGCCGGGTAGACTCGTCGGCCAGACCGTTGATAAGCAGGGCAAGCGCGGATTCGTGCTGACGCTGGCGACTCGCGAACAGCATATCCGGCGCGAGAAGGCGACGTCGAACATTTGCACGAACCAGGCGCTGGTCGCGCTGATGGTCAATATCTTCATGACGGTCTATGGGAAAGTCGGCCTCAGGGAATTGGCGAAGCAGAATCTGGCGAAGACAGCTTACGCGGCGGCGCAGTTTGCCAAGCACGGGAAAGTTTTGTTTGGCGGAACGCCGCGATTCAATGAGTTCGTCGTGGAGACCAGCGAAGATCCCTATGCGATCAACGGCCGATTGCTGGGACACAAGATGATCGGTGGCTTGCCGCTGAAGAAGTTCTATCCCGAACTGGGGAATGCTGCGTTGTGGTGTTGCACGGAGTTGACCACGCGGAGCACGATTGATACCGCCGTCGGACTGGTGGCCGAGAGTGAGCGGTCGGTGCGGTCGGCGAAAGAAGAAGTGGAAGAGGTGGCGCGATGA
- the gcvH gene encoding glycine cleavage system protein GcvH, translating into MAYPTDRKYTKEHEWIQVNGTSATVGITDYAQQSLGDIVFVETPKVGAELTAGKSFGTVESVKAVSDLFSPASGTVTEVNGDLATSPEKVNTDAHGAWMLKLTLKNPSELDGLLSAADYEKFVAEEAGH; encoded by the coding sequence ATGGCTTACCCGACAGATCGTAAATACACCAAAGAGCATGAATGGATTCAGGTGAATGGAACTTCCGCCACCGTCGGCATTACCGACTATGCGCAGCAGTCGCTCGGGGATATCGTGTTCGTTGAGACTCCCAAGGTGGGCGCGGAACTCACGGCGGGGAAATCTTTTGGCACCGTCGAGTCGGTGAAGGCGGTGTCGGACTTATTTTCACCGGCGAGTGGCACGGTGACTGAGGTCAACGGAGATTTGGCAACTTCGCCCGAGAAGGTGAACACCGATGCGCATGGGGCGTGGATGCTAAAGCTGACGCTGAAGAATCCAAGTGAATTGGACGGTCTTCTCTCGGCCGCGGATTATGAAAAGTTTGTGGCGGAAGAGGCGGGACACTGA
- the gcvT gene encoding glycine cleavage system aminomethyltransferase GcvT → MSSVSATSAIRKTALNAVHRQMGAKMVEFNGWDMPVEYPAAIGCGIINEHMAVRTGVGIFDVSHMGDICLAGPQALAAVQHISMNDASRLAVGQAQYSALLYPEGTFVDDVIVHRLAEDEHLLVINAGTREKDFGWVRENTRQFDCAVENLSDDFTQIAIQGPKAVNLLQKLTDANLSPVKFYWVTRGKLCGIDNILMGRTGYTAEDGFEIYIPSDEGTSARVWYEILAAGEEFGAVPCGLGSRNTLRLEGSLSLYGHEISDTINVWEAGLDRFCKMEKQEFVGRVALEQARVAGLKRTLVGLEMTERGIARDDYKVLDTAGREIGYVTSGSPAPFLKKNIALAYVPVELAAVGTAVKIEIRGQGVGAVVVPTPFYKRPKKSKL, encoded by the coding sequence TTGTCTTCGGTTTCGGCCACTTCTGCCATCCGCAAAACTGCGTTGAACGCCGTCCATCGCCAGATGGGCGCGAAGATGGTGGAGTTCAACGGCTGGGACATGCCCGTGGAGTATCCCGCGGCGATCGGCTGCGGCATCATCAACGAACACATGGCAGTGCGCACCGGTGTGGGGATTTTTGATGTCAGCCATATGGGCGACATTTGCCTGGCCGGGCCGCAGGCTTTGGCCGCGGTGCAGCATATTTCCATGAATGACGCTTCGCGGCTGGCGGTGGGGCAGGCGCAGTATTCGGCGCTGCTCTATCCGGAGGGGACGTTTGTTGACGACGTTATTGTCCACCGGCTGGCAGAGGACGAGCATCTTCTGGTGATCAATGCGGGGACGCGCGAGAAAGATTTCGGCTGGGTGCGCGAGAACACGCGGCAGTTTGATTGTGCGGTCGAGAATCTGTCGGACGATTTCACGCAGATTGCCATTCAGGGACCGAAGGCCGTGAATCTGCTGCAGAAGCTTACCGACGCCAATTTGAGCCCGGTGAAGTTTTATTGGGTTACGCGCGGCAAGCTTTGTGGGATCGACAATATTCTGATGGGCCGCACGGGTTATACGGCGGAAGATGGCTTTGAGATTTATATCCCCAGCGATGAGGGGACCAGCGCGCGGGTGTGGTATGAAATTCTGGCTGCGGGCGAGGAATTCGGCGCAGTGCCGTGCGGCCTGGGATCGCGTAACACGCTGCGGCTTGAGGGTAGCTTGTCGCTCTACGGGCACGAGATTTCCGATACGATTAATGTCTGGGAAGCGGGGCTGGACCGTTTCTGCAAGATGGAGAAGCAGGAGTTCGTGGGGCGGGTCGCGTTGGAGCAGGCTCGAGTGGCGGGCCTGAAGCGGACTTTGGTTGGTTTGGAGATGACGGAACGCGGGATCGCGCGCGATGATTACAAGGTGCTCGACACCGCCGGACGCGAAATTGGATATGTCACGAGTGGATCTCCGGCGCCGTTCTTGAAGAAAAATATCGCGCTCGCGTATGTGCCTGTCGAGTTGGCGGCGGTAGGCACTGCGGTAAAGATCGAGATTCGAGGTCAGGGCGTGGGAGCAGTTGTGGTGCCCACGCCGTTTTACAAGCGCCCGAAAAAAAGTAAGTTGTAG